A window of Castanea sativa cultivar Marrone di Chiusa Pesio chromosome 1, ASM4071231v1 contains these coding sequences:
- the LOC142622175 gene encoding AT-hook motif nuclear-localized protein 25-like, whose amino-acid sequence MAGYNNEQNPGQAGSARYVHHLLRPELHLQNQNQTQTQTQTQRPLSIDNPQPSDSPDSPDEGDHKHDSDAQATSSGAATTNSNRRPRGRPPGSKNKPKPPIIVTRDSPNALRSHVLEVSNAADIVESVSNYARRRGRGVCVLSGTGTVVNVTLKQPAGSSVVTLHGRFEILSLSGTVLPPPAPPGAGGLSIFLSGGQGQVVGGSVVGPLVASGPVVLMAASFANAVFERLPLDDPEEGTVQVQSTASQSSGVTGGAGAAQLGEGGGGSGSGGGGGALFSVGGNNNNMGNFPFSGDLFGWGTGSAARPPF is encoded by the coding sequence ATGGCGGGTTACAACAATGAACAAAACCCAGGTCAAGCCGGTTCAGCTCGCTATGTTCATCACCTTCTCAGGCCTGAACTGCACCTTCAGAATCAGAATCAGACTCAGACTCAGACTCAGACTCAGAGACCTCTTTCTATTGATAATCCTCAACCTTCCGATTCTCCGGACTCTCCAGACGAAGGAGATCACAAGCATGACTCCGATGCACAAGCCACAAGCTCCGGTGCAGCCACTACAAACTCGAACCGCCGTCCACGTGGCCGACCACCTGGATCGAAGAACAAGCCGAAGCCACCGATAATCGTAACTCGGGACAGTCCGAACGCGCTCCGATCGCACGTGCTGGAAGTGTCGAACGCTGCGGACATAGTGGAGAGCGTGTCGAATTACGCGaggagaagagggagaggggTTTGTGTGTTGAGTGGAACTGGGACAGTGGTGAATGTTACTTTGAAACAACCTGCGGGGAGTAGTGTGGTGACACTGCACGGTCGGTTCGAGATTCTTTCCTTGTCGGGGACTGTGTTGCCTCCTCCTGCTCCGCCTGGTGCGGGTGGTTTATCGATATTTTTGTCTGGTGGGCAAGGACAAGTGGTTGGGGGAAGCGTCGTTGGTCCTTTGGTTGCTTCGGGTCCTGTGGTTTTAATGGCTGCTTCGTTTGCTAACGCTGTGTTTGAAAGATTACCTCTGGATGACCCAGAAGAAGGTACTGTACAAGTCCAATCCACTGCTTCACAGTCTTCAGGAGTCACTGGTGGTGCCGGAGCTGCACAACttggtgaaggtggtggaggAAGTGGaagcggcggcggcggcggtgcTCTTTTTAGTGTGGGagggaataataataatatgggAAATTTTCCATTTTCAGGTGATCTATTTGGATGGGGTACTGGGAGTGCTGCAAGGCCTCCTTTTTAA